The following are encoded in a window of Nilaparvata lugens isolate BPH chromosome 13, ASM1435652v1, whole genome shotgun sequence genomic DNA:
- the LOC120353986 gene encoding uncharacterized protein LOC120353986 isoform X2: MDVLACDQCGSFFKAKKYLKQHLAVHHRVLDVFECYICRKTFGAKYKLTEHFSIVHSGTSYNCEVCGKGFQSKFTLGTHMKKHTGNFEVFTCVECSQEFNRKQLLVEHVGDMNRRCLWCDMWLGCRTKLLEHIEENHRRVGRLECTECRRDVHSLTKFWNHLIVYHPEQCRIVNKNCVICEKCRQLCSSRHHLKKHQRKLCLVSEKNVCKHCNVRLGTNYLHGVHLGRGLRCAMCGERFECLTLLKEHVYYGHRSGEEVLDLEKTCYRRVVNGWKSPMRDRIGERNGSKSPESSRISGRNSSKSPENGKSWRCERDRSVGRIEKFRRSMENCGNGDGNGGEAVGNRCRSGENAGELSRCGRVMENSGKGDENGGKAVGNRCKSSENAGELSGFERVVESCGSRDENLERCTESSGRRRCKGRICLKTGESFRKNLEGNYVEKVVVDKVEKLLGKNGENLRIVNYCRGKNEKPSGNASYGIMKYTVPYSNQVSGNVNWSENQEVLNRCHGTTGCNVSNNEKHSKIVNGCDENSNETISVETKKSVSPSRSFEDVPVPSSSEDEVSLKSGNDDSERDYCSLTSNNYTKVLDCDSDGFENRSVLSIDSSRLSFKFKCYDCENLYQTLKDLECHRRLAHDSDIDVPEIMTCDHCGRQFTKRTLLEGHFRKCVCSICGCTTRCWTLLRLHCSTKHGSRGDWSCDKCRRGFRSSVLFVKHARNCRGIVVRKDRKRRRSEGSKLVKHPKFKRIRTLDDEHNYENCDTNLSTKRTKNKRIPTPDDDDDDNHDNCKTNLSTRGTKYRRNPTLNDDNDDNYDNCKTNLSTRGTKYKRKPTLNDDNDNCKANLSTRGMKYKRISTVDDDNDNNYDDFKTNLSTRGKKYKRIRLLDDYDDDDDIVVNTTDKYCNTYSPTSPTNLKNTATFRIVLKNRSKKISPRNFKGSPKKSLPRSKQKSPQKPPEPSPSKSSTDEDFVKPKLRPKSMTTPQRKRVEFLKSMRENCETSPDKKSPKLKAIRESVTKLEFSPGEDNKIGVGILKSVRKNGETSSEKVGPIENSVLISGRTNNVSPTSNRSIVGNIWRSRRNLGKLTPPKDLSLVEDRNLKGDLKLSPKNSVSDLDGDSKLVRKLKKDFMENLDVKPLDNTLDSTKELIIDTSVSYCQSVNDSFTKSNCILGEEKRINEIPTDVTRTDFFLNLNLVSSTPINGVRKSEGHLFQGKLDGKISGEDLKDGRKFCRQLISAGDTSKVVYCEASPNRVPTSILKTVPSVKSKSTLRRIVHFEDDVDEKFGCKFLKNVSPDSCRSSVDVPSEKNDSNVVVSSAKSENVEGSCKPSSKLQIYRCRLCKKRFPNRDLLQCHITSNVCRVKISNLS, encoded by the exons ATGGATGTTCTAGCTTGTGACCAATGTGGGTCATTTTTCAAGGCTAAGAAGTATTTAAAACAGCATCTAGCTGTACACCATAGAGTGTTGGATGTTTTTGAGTGTTACATTTGTAGGAAAACTTTTGGAGCCAAGTATAAGTTGACGGAGCACTTCAGTATTGTACATAGTGGAACTAGTTACAATTGTGAGGTATGTGGTAAAGGCTTCCAAAGCAAGTTTACGTTAGGGACACATATGAAGAAGCATACGGGGAATTTTGAAGTGTTTACCTGTGTTGAGTGTAGTCAGGAGTTTAACAGGAAACAGCTGTTAGTTGAGCATGTGGGGGACATGAATAGGAGATGTCTGTGGTGTGATATGTGGTTAGGTTGTAGGACAAAACTTTTGGAACATATTGAAGAGAATCATAGGAGAGTTGGGCGGTTAGAGTGTACGGAATGTCGGCGGGATGTGCATTCTTTGACGAAATTTTGGAATCATTTGATAGTCTACCATCCGGAACAGTGTAGGATTGTCAACAAGAATTGTGTGATTTGTGAGAAGTGTAGACAGTTATGTAGCAGTCGTCACCATCTCAAGAAACATCAGCGGAAGTTGTGTTTGGTGTCGGAGAAAAATGTGTGTAAACATTGTAATGTTCGGTTAGGGACGAACTATTTGCACGGGGTGCATTTGGGGCGGGGTTTGAGGTGCGCCATGTGTGGGGAGCGGTTTGAGTGTTTGACTTTGCTGAAGGAACATGTGTACTATGGACATAGAAGTGGGGAGGAGGTGTTGGATTTGGAGAAAACCTGTTATAGGAGGGTTGTGAATGGATGGAAGTCTCCTATGAGAGATAGGATAGGTGAGAGAAATGGAAGTAAGTCTCCAGAAAGTAGTAGAATATCTGGGAGAAATAGTAGTAAGTCCCCAGAAAATGGGAAGTCTTGGAGATGTgaaagagataggagtgtgggaagaattgaaaagtttaGAAGGTCTATGGAAAATTGTGGAAACGGGGATGGAAATGGAGGAGAAGCGGTGGGAAATCGTTGTAGGAGTGGTGAAAATGCAGGGGAGTTGTCAAGGTGTGGAAGAGTTATGGAAAATAGTGGAAAGGGCGATGAAAATGGAGGAAAAGCGGTGGGAAATCGTTGTAAGAGCAGTGAAAATGCGGGGGAGTTGTCAGG GTTTGAAAGAGTTGTGGAAAGTTGTGGTAGTAGAGATGAAAATCTAGAAAGATGTACAGAATCTTCTGGAAGACGACGTTGTAAAGGTAGGATATGTTTGAAAACTGGAGAAAGTTTTAGAAAAAACTTGGAAGGTAATTATGTAGAGAAAGTGGTTGTGGATAAGGTTGAAAAGTTATTGGGTAAGAATGGGGAAAATTTGAGAATTGTAAACTATTGTAGGGGGAAAAATGAGAAACCCTCAGGAAATGCAAGTTATGGAATCATGAAATATACTGTCCCATATTCAAATCAGGTGTCAGGAAATGTGAATTGGTCAGAAAACCAGGAAGTTTTGAATCGTTGTCATGGAACTACAGGATGTAAtgtttcaaataatgaaaaacattCGAAAATTGTGAACGGTTGTGATGAGAATTCAAATGAAACAATTTCCGTGGAAACTAAAAAATCTGTTTCTCCTTCTAGAAGTTTTGAAGATGTTCCTGTACCTTCCTCCTCTGAAGACGAAGTATCTTTAAAATCAGGTAATGATGATTCTGAACGAGATTACTGTTCATTGACTTCGAATAACTATACCAAAGTTTTAGATTGTGACAGTGATGGGTTTGAAAATAGATCGGTTCTATCGATTGATTCGAGTAGACTGTCGTTTAAGTTCAAATGTTACGACTGTGAAAATCTTTACCAAACTTTAAAAGACTTGGAGTGCCACAGAAGATTGGCACATGACTCGGATATCGATGTGCCGGAAATCATGACCTGTGACCATTGTGGGAGACAGTTTACGAAACGAACGTTATTGGAGGGACATTTCAGGAAATGTGTGTGCTCCATCTGTGGTTGCACAACTCGTTGTTGGACGTTGCTGAGGTTACACTGTTCCACTAAACATGGGTCTAGAGGGGATTGGAGTTGTGATAAGTGTAGAAGAGGGTTTAGATCGTCTGTGTTGTTTGTGAAACATGCTAGAAATTGTAGAGGAATTGTTGTGAGGAAGGATAGAAAGAGACGGAGGTCTGAAGGTAGTAAGTTGGTGAAACATCCAAAGTTCAAAAGGATTCGAACACTGGATGATGAGCATAACTATGAGAATTGTGATACAAACTTATCCACTAAGAGAACGAAAAACAAGAGGATACCTACtccagatgatgatgatgatgataatcatGATAATTGTAAGACAAATTTATCAACTAGGGGAACGAAATACAGGAGAAACCCCACActaaatgatgataatgatgataactATGATAATTGTAAAACAAACTTATCAACTAGGGGAACGAAATACAAGAGAAAACCTACActaaatgatgataatgataattgtaAGGCAAACTTATCAACTAGGGGAATGAAATACAAGAGGATATCTACagtagatgatgataatgataataactaTGATGATTTTAAGACAAACTTATCAACTAGGGGAAAGAAATACAAGAGGATACGTTTGCtagatgattatgatgatgatgatgatattgttGTTAATACTACGGACAAATATTGTAACACATACTCACCAACTAGTCCAACCAATTTGAAAAATACTGCTACGTTCAGGATTGTGTTGAAAAACCGGTCCAAAAAGATTTCTCCCCGTAATTTTAAGGGTAGTCCAAAAAAGTCACTTCCCCGTAGTAAACAAAAGTCACCTCAAAAACCACCTGAGCCGTCCCCCTCTAAAAGTTCAACTGATGAAGATTTTGTGAAACCAAAACTGAGACCCAAATCTATGACTACCCCTCAGAGGAAAAGGgttgaatttttgaaatctaTGAGGGAAAATTGTGAGACGTCCCCCGACAAAAAAAGTCCCAAGTTGAAGGCGATTCGAGAAAGTGTCACGAAACTGGAGTTTTCTCCTGGGGAAGATAATAAGATTGGAGTTGGGATTTTGAAATCTGTGAGAAAAAATGGAGAAACGTCTTCTGAGAAGGTTGGTCCCATTGAAAACTCAGTTTTGATATCTGGCAGAACGAATAATGTTTCACCTACTAGTAATAGATCAATAGTTGGAAATATTTGGAGATCTAGAAGGAATCTTGGGAAATTGACTCCACCGAAAGATTTGAGTTTAGTTGAGGATAGAAATTTGAAGGGTGATCTCAAACTATCACCTAAGAACAGTGTATCAGATTTGGACGGTGATTCGAAGCTTGTAAGGAAGCTCAAGAAAGATTTCATGGAAAATCTTGATGTAAAACCTTTGGATAACACTTTAGATTCTACAAAAGAGCTGATAATTGACACCAGTGTTTCTTACTGTCAGAGTGTTAATGATTCTTTCACAAAAAGTAATTGTATTTTAGGTGAGGAGAAACGTATTAACGAAATTCCCACAGATGTCACAAGAACTGATTTCTTTTTGAATCTGAATTTGGTTTCGTCCACACCGATCAATGGTGTTAGAAAAAGTGAGGGACATTTGTTTCAAGGAAAATTGGATGGGAAAATATCTGGTGAAGATTTGAAGGATGGTCGAAAATTCTGTAGACAGTTGATTTCTGCTGGAGATACATCGAAAGTTGTATACTGTGAAGCTTCCCCGAACCGTGTGCCCACATCCATATTGAAAACTGTGCCTTCTGTCAAATCCAAATCGACTTTAAGACGAATTGTGCATTTTGAAGATGACGTCGACGAAAAATTTGGTtgtaagtttttgaaaaatgtcagTCCAGATAGTTGTAGATCGTCTGTTGATGTTCCTTCTGAGAAAAACGACTCGAATGTTGTTGTTTCTAGTGCTAAGTCTGAAAATGTGGAGGGAAGTTGTAAACCTAGTAGTAAGTTGCAGATTTATCGTTGTAGGTTGTGTAAGAAACGGTTTCCTAATAGAGATTTACTGCAATGTCATATTACTAGTAATGTGTGTAGggtgaaaatatcaaatttgtcctga
- the LOC120353986 gene encoding uncharacterized protein LOC120353986 isoform X1, translating to MDVLACDQCGSFFKAKKYLKQHLAVHHRVLDVFECYICRKTFGAKYKLTEHFSIVHSGTSYNCEVCGKGFQSKFTLGTHMKKHTGNFEVFTCVECSQEFNRKQLLVEHVGDMNRRCLWCDMWLGCRTKLLEHIEENHRRVGRLECTECRRDVHSLTKFWNHLIVYHPEQCRIVNKNCVICEKCRQLCSSRHHLKKHQRKLCLVSEKNVCKHCNVRLGTNYLHGVHLGRGLRCAMCGERFECLTLLKEHVYYGHRSGEEVLDLEKTCYRRVVNGWKSPMRDRIGERNGSKSPESSRISGRNSSKSPENGKSWRCERDRSVGRIEKFRRSMENCGNGDGNGGEAVGNRCRSGENAGELSRCGRVMENSGKGDENGGKAVGNRCKSSENAGELSGCERVVENCGKGDENRGKAVENRCRSGGYEGELSGCGRVVESCGKGDENRGKAVENRCRSGGYEGELSGFERVVESCGSRDENLERCTESSGRRRCKGRICLKTGESFRKNLEGNYVEKVVVDKVEKLLGKNGENLRIVNYCRGKNEKPSGNASYGIMKYTVPYSNQVSGNVNWSENQEVLNRCHGTTGCNVSNNEKHSKIVNGCDENSNETISVETKKSVSPSRSFEDVPVPSSSEDEVSLKSGNDDSERDYCSLTSNNYTKVLDCDSDGFENRSVLSIDSSRLSFKFKCYDCENLYQTLKDLECHRRLAHDSDIDVPEIMTCDHCGRQFTKRTLLEGHFRKCVCSICGCTTRCWTLLRLHCSTKHGSRGDWSCDKCRRGFRSSVLFVKHARNCRGIVVRKDRKRRRSEGSKLVKHPKFKRIRTLDDEHNYENCDTNLSTKRTKNKRIPTPDDDDDDNHDNCKTNLSTRGTKYRRNPTLNDDNDDNYDNCKTNLSTRGTKYKRISTVDDDNDNNYDDFKTNLSTRGKKYKRIRLLDDYDDDDDIVVNTTDKYCNTYSPTSPTNLKNTATFRIVLKNRSKKISPRNFKGSPKKSLPRSKQKSPQKPPEPSPSKSSTDEDFVKPKLRPKSMTTPQRKRVEFLKSMRENCETSPDKKSPKLKAIRESVTKLEFSPGEDNKIGVGILKSVRKNGETSSEKVGPIENSVLISGRTNNVSPTSNRSIVGNIWRSRRNLGKLTPPKDLSLVEDRNLKGDLKLSPKNSVSDLDGDSKLVRKLKKDFMENLDVKPLDNTLDSTKELIIDTSVSYCQSVNDSFTKSNCILGEEKRINEIPTDVTRTDFFLNLNLVSSTPINGVRKSEGHLFQGKLDGKISGEDLKDGRKFCRQLISAGDTSKVVYCEASPNRVPTSILKTVPSVKSKSTLRRIVHFEDDVDEKFGCKFLKNVSPDSCRSSVDVPSEKNDSNVVVSSAKSENVEGSCKPSSKLQIYRCRLCKKRFPNRDLLQCHITSNVCRVKISNLS from the exons ATGGATGTTCTAGCTTGTGACCAATGTGGGTCATTTTTCAAGGCTAAGAAGTATTTAAAACAGCATCTAGCTGTACACCATAGAGTGTTGGATGTTTTTGAGTGTTACATTTGTAGGAAAACTTTTGGAGCCAAGTATAAGTTGACGGAGCACTTCAGTATTGTACATAGTGGAACTAGTTACAATTGTGAGGTATGTGGTAAAGGCTTCCAAAGCAAGTTTACGTTAGGGACACATATGAAGAAGCATACGGGGAATTTTGAAGTGTTTACCTGTGTTGAGTGTAGTCAGGAGTTTAACAGGAAACAGCTGTTAGTTGAGCATGTGGGGGACATGAATAGGAGATGTCTGTGGTGTGATATGTGGTTAGGTTGTAGGACAAAACTTTTGGAACATATTGAAGAGAATCATAGGAGAGTTGGGCGGTTAGAGTGTACGGAATGTCGGCGGGATGTGCATTCTTTGACGAAATTTTGGAATCATTTGATAGTCTACCATCCGGAACAGTGTAGGATTGTCAACAAGAATTGTGTGATTTGTGAGAAGTGTAGACAGTTATGTAGCAGTCGTCACCATCTCAAGAAACATCAGCGGAAGTTGTGTTTGGTGTCGGAGAAAAATGTGTGTAAACATTGTAATGTTCGGTTAGGGACGAACTATTTGCACGGGGTGCATTTGGGGCGGGGTTTGAGGTGCGCCATGTGTGGGGAGCGGTTTGAGTGTTTGACTTTGCTGAAGGAACATGTGTACTATGGACATAGAAGTGGGGAGGAGGTGTTGGATTTGGAGAAAACCTGTTATAGGAGGGTTGTGAATGGATGGAAGTCTCCTATGAGAGATAGGATAGGTGAGAGAAATGGAAGTAAGTCTCCAGAAAGTAGTAGAATATCTGGGAGAAATAGTAGTAAGTCCCCAGAAAATGGGAAGTCTTGGAGATGTgaaagagataggagtgtgggaagaattgaaaagtttaGAAGGTCTATGGAAAATTGTGGAAACGGGGATGGAAATGGAGGAGAAGCGGTGGGAAATCGTTGTAGGAGTGGTGAAAATGCAGGGGAGTTGTCAAGGTGTGGAAGAGTTATGGAAAATAGTGGAAAGGGCGATGAAAATGGAGGAAAAGCGGTGGGAAATCGTTGTAAGAGCAGTGAAAATGCGGGGGAGTTGTCAGGGTGTGAAAGAGTTGTGGAAAATTGTGGAAAGGGTGATGAAAATCGAGGAAAAGCGGTGGAAAATCGTTGTAGGAGTGGTGGATATGAGGGGGAGTTGTCAGGGTGTGGAAGAGTTGTGGAAAGTTGTGGAAAGGGCGATGAAAATCGAGGAAAAGCGGTGGAAAATCGTTGTAGGAGTGGTGGATATGAGGGAGAGTTGTCAGGGTTTGAAAGAGTTGTGGAAAGTTGTGGTAGTAGAGATGAAAATCTAGAAAGATGTACAGAATCTTCTGGAAGACGACGTTGTAAAGGTAGGATATGTTTGAAAACTGGAGAAAGTTTTAGAAAAAACTTGGAAGGTAATTATGTAGAGAAAGTGGTTGTGGATAAGGTTGAAAAGTTATTGGGTAAGAATGGGGAAAATTTGAGAATTGTAAACTATTGTAGGGGGAAAAATGAGAAACCCTCAGGAAATGCAAGTTATGGAATCATGAAATATACTGTCCCATATTCAAATCAGGTGTCAGGAAATGTGAATTGGTCAGAAAACCAGGAAGTTTTGAATCGTTGTCATGGAACTACAGGATGTAAtgtttcaaataatgaaaaacattCGAAAATTGTGAACGGTTGTGATGAGAATTCAAATGAAACAATTTCCGTGGAAACTAAAAAATCTGTTTCTCCTTCTAGAAGTTTTGAAGATGTTCCTGTACCTTCCTCCTCTGAAGACGAAGTATCTTTAAAATCAGGTAATGATGATTCTGAACGAGATTACTGTTCATTGACTTCGAATAACTATACCAAAGTTTTAGATTGTGACAGTGATGGGTTTGAAAATAGATCGGTTCTATCGATTGATTCGAGTAGACTGTCGTTTAAGTTCAAATGTTACGACTGTGAAAATCTTTACCAAACTTTAAAAGACTTGGAGTGCCACAGAAGATTGGCACATGACTCGGATATCGATGTGCCGGAAATCATGACCTGTGACCATTGTGGGAGACAGTTTACGAAACGAACGTTATTGGAGGGACATTTCAGGAAATGTGTGTGCTCCATCTGTGGTTGCACAACTCGTTGTTGGACGTTGCTGAGGTTACACTGTTCCACTAAACATGGGTCTAGAGGGGATTGGAGTTGTGATAAGTGTAGAAGAGGGTTTAGATCGTCTGTGTTGTTTGTGAAACATGCTAGAAATTGTAGAGGAATTGTTGTGAGGAAGGATAGAAAGAGACGGAGGTCTGAAGGTAGTAAGTTGGTGAAACATCCAAAGTTCAAAAGGATTCGAACACTGGATGATGAGCATAACTATGAGAATTGTGATACAAACTTATCCACTAAGAGAACGAAAAACAAGAGGATACCTACtccagatgatgatgatgatgataatcatGATAATTGTAAGACAAATTTATCAACTAGGGGAACGAAATACAGGAGAAACCCCACActaaatgatgataatgatgataactATGATAATTGTAAAACAAACTTATCAACTAGGGGAACGAA ATACAAGAGGATATCTACagtagatgatgataatgataataactaTGATGATTTTAAGACAAACTTATCAACTAGGGGAAAGAAATACAAGAGGATACGTTTGCtagatgattatgatgatgatgatgatattgttGTTAATACTACGGACAAATATTGTAACACATACTCACCAACTAGTCCAACCAATTTGAAAAATACTGCTACGTTCAGGATTGTGTTGAAAAACCGGTCCAAAAAGATTTCTCCCCGTAATTTTAAGGGTAGTCCAAAAAAGTCACTTCCCCGTAGTAAACAAAAGTCACCTCAAAAACCACCTGAGCCGTCCCCCTCTAAAAGTTCAACTGATGAAGATTTTGTGAAACCAAAACTGAGACCCAAATCTATGACTACCCCTCAGAGGAAAAGGgttgaatttttgaaatctaTGAGGGAAAATTGTGAGACGTCCCCCGACAAAAAAAGTCCCAAGTTGAAGGCGATTCGAGAAAGTGTCACGAAACTGGAGTTTTCTCCTGGGGAAGATAATAAGATTGGAGTTGGGATTTTGAAATCTGTGAGAAAAAATGGAGAAACGTCTTCTGAGAAGGTTGGTCCCATTGAAAACTCAGTTTTGATATCTGGCAGAACGAATAATGTTTCACCTACTAGTAATAGATCAATAGTTGGAAATATTTGGAGATCTAGAAGGAATCTTGGGAAATTGACTCCACCGAAAGATTTGAGTTTAGTTGAGGATAGAAATTTGAAGGGTGATCTCAAACTATCACCTAAGAACAGTGTATCAGATTTGGACGGTGATTCGAAGCTTGTAAGGAAGCTCAAGAAAGATTTCATGGAAAATCTTGATGTAAAACCTTTGGATAACACTTTAGATTCTACAAAAGAGCTGATAATTGACACCAGTGTTTCTTACTGTCAGAGTGTTAATGATTCTTTCACAAAAAGTAATTGTATTTTAGGTGAGGAGAAACGTATTAACGAAATTCCCACAGATGTCACAAGAACTGATTTCTTTTTGAATCTGAATTTGGTTTCGTCCACACCGATCAATGGTGTTAGAAAAAGTGAGGGACATTTGTTTCAAGGAAAATTGGATGGGAAAATATCTGGTGAAGATTTGAAGGATGGTCGAAAATTCTGTAGACAGTTGATTTCTGCTGGAGATACATCGAAAGTTGTATACTGTGAAGCTTCCCCGAACCGTGTGCCCACATCCATATTGAAAACTGTGCCTTCTGTCAAATCCAAATCGACTTTAAGACGAATTGTGCATTTTGAAGATGACGTCGACGAAAAATTTGGTtgtaagtttttgaaaaatgtcagTCCAGATAGTTGTAGATCGTCTGTTGATGTTCCTTCTGAGAAAAACGACTCGAATGTTGTTGTTTCTAGTGCTAAGTCTGAAAATGTGGAGGGAAGTTGTAAACCTAGTAGTAAGTTGCAGATTTATCGTTGTAGGTTGTGTAAGAAACGGTTTCCTAATAGAGATTTACTGCAATGTCATATTACTAGTAATGTGTGTAGggtgaaaatatcaaatttgtcctga